The nucleotide window TGTGGTGGCGGCGGAGGGACTCGAACCCACGACTCTGCGGATATGAGCCGCATGCTCTGACCAACTGAGCTACGCCGCCACCGGAGAACCGCTAAGACTAGCCTGACTGAAAGGACCGCGAAAGGGTTCTCAGCGCAGCGGAATCGCACGCGATTTCACCTGGCGGCTGCCGCGGTCGACCTGATAGAGCGCCCCTTCGGTGAACTCCACGCAGGTCAGCTTGCCGCCATAAACCAGACCCGTATCGATTCCAAGCTTGTACGGAAGATCGATCATCACCCCCCGCATCGGCGTGTGCCCAAACACGACCGTGGCGTCGATTCGGTGCGGATTGAAGATGAATTCCTGCCTGATCCAGAGCATGTCCTCGGTCTGCTGTTCTTCGAGTTGCAGCAGCGGCGAGATACCCGCGTGTACGAACAAATACGGCGGACGCAGGTAGTTGACGCTGAGCCGTTTGTAGAAATCCACATGGCGCGGCGGAATGTGGTGGATCGCGTGGGGCAGATCGTCTTCCTTGAGACCGTAGCTTTCCATTGTCGTCACGCCGCCGTTGAACAGAAACGACTCACCGTAGTGACCCGGCAATCCCAGGAACGAAAGCATCATGTCTTCGTGATTCCCCTTCAGGAACACCGTCTCGGCTTTGGTTCTCTCGAGGTCGAGCGCAAGCTCGATCACGTCACAGGAGGCCGGCCCGCGATCCACGTAATCACCGACGAATACCACCGTATCCCCGTCCTTCGGCGCGATCGCGTTGAGGATCGATTCCAGTTCGTCGACGCATCCGTGAATATCGCCGATCGCATACAGCCGGCCCGAAGATTTATGTCGCTTGTCAGACACGGGTTTCAAGCTTGGTGGTCAATCCTCGCCGTCATTCCCGGCGGATAGAAGCGCGCGGATGGCTTCGGGATCGCCCAGCAGATGATGCATGGCGCTGTACGGATTGACCCGTCCCGCTCCCACTTCCTTCATGATCTCCGGAGCTCGGCCGTCTTTGAGCGCGCGTCCGGCGCGTTCGTCCAGCTCTGCGGTGAAAATTTCCACGAACTCCCGCCGCCGCCGCTCGGCTTCGCGTTCCCCATCAACATGTTCGGCTAGATACTGACGATGTTTGTCTATCGCGCTCACCAGCAAATCGATCCCTTTGTCAGCGGCGGCCTGCGTCATGATCACTGGGGGGCGCCATTCCGTGCCGGCCGGTCGCAGATGCACGTTCAGCTCGAGCTCCGCCTTGATTCGATCCGCGCCTTCGCGGTCGGCCTTGTTGACCACGAACACGTCGGCGATCTCATTGAGTCCGGCCTTCATCACCTGCACCGAGTCTCCGCCTTCTGGTACCGTCACCACCACGGTGGTATCTGCCAGGTCCATGACCGACAGCTCGGTCTGCCCAACGCCGACCGTTTCGATCACGATTACATCGTGACCGAACGCATCGAGCAGTTTCACGATCTCACGCGCGGCGCGGCTCAGTCCGCCATGGCTGCCGCGCGACGAGAGGCTCCGGATATAGACGGAGGAATCCTTATAGTGATCTGTCATCCGCACCCGGTCGCCGAGCACCGCGCCGCCTGAAAACGGACTCGATGGATCGATCGCCAGGACCGCGACTCGTTTTCCGAGCGCACGGTACTTGACGATCAGCCGGTTGACCAGCGTCGATTTGCCCGCGCCCGGAGGCCCGGTGATCCCGATGACCTGGGCGTGGCCGGATAAGGGGTAGATTCGTTCGATGATCGCGCTGGTTTCCGGTGCGCGGTTTTCTACCAGCGTGATCAGCCGGGCCAGCGCGTTGCGATCGTGATTGGCGAATTGCTCCAGGCGCTGTTCCAGCCGGGAATTGACTGGGCGAGTCGTCGAATGTCGGGAGGTTTCTGGAGCGCGCGCAGACATTGTATACGGTCCGTTTGATCATAGCTGCACGAGTCGAAGACAAGCAACGCTCTATGCCCCCGCGCCGACGGCGTTGTGTTCGCCGTTCCGGCGCTTTAGTCTGGTTGTCTGATGAAGCCGCCGGATCTCTATACCGATTGGAAGGTAGTTGCCGGAATCGCGCTGGTTATCCTGGGTGCCAGCAACTGGTTCATCGGGCTCAGCCGCACGCGGCAATACGGGCAGATGATGGCGGCGGCGGAGGATGCGGCGGCGGCGACCGATTATCGCAGTTTTGATGAACTCGATGCGGGTACCGGGCCCGCGGTTATTGAGCCACTCACGCCGCGTGAACGTCAGCTCTCATACGCGACCGCGCGGGTGGACTTTTATCACGCGACGTTTCTCACCGGCCAGGTACTGGTCCTCGCGGGTGTCCTCCTTGCGCTGATCGGATTCATTTCGGTGATCCAACGCGACGCGCGCTCTTCGCTGCGCCGCGCGAATTCACCCGGCCCCAGATCGGACGACTGAGGGTCGCCGCCGTCGATGGTCAAGCTTCTCGCCGAGCTCGCTCCGGGAAAGATCAACTTGTGCCTCCAGGTGACCGGCAAACGCGCCGACGGATATCACGAACTGGATTCGATTTTCCTGCCGATCGCATGGAGCGACATCGTTTCCATCTCGACCCGCCCTTCGGACGAGCCACGCGTGAGTCTGCGTTGTGATGAGGCCGCGCTACACGATTCGCAATCCAACCTGGCTTCCCGCGCAGCCGCCGCGTTCATGGGCGAATTCGGTATCGCGGCCGAAGTGCTAGTCGATCTGCGCAAACGAATCCCTATGGGCGCGGGCCTCGGCGGGGGATCGAGCGATGCGGGAACGGTGCTGCGAGCGATGGCCACAATCTTCGGCATCTCATCTCCGCCGCGCCTAGCTGCGGTCGCGCTTCAGCTCGGCGCGGACGTGCCATTTTTCCTCGAGCCGGGACCGGCTCGCGTACGCGGCATAGGTGAGGTTATCGAACCGCTGTCCACGACGGTGCGACTCAACCTGGTCAT belongs to Candidatus Binataceae bacterium and includes:
- the meaB gene encoding methylmalonyl Co-A mutase-associated GTPase MeaB encodes the protein MSARAPETSRHSTTRPVNSRLEQRLEQFANHDRNALARLITLVENRAPETSAIIERIYPLSGHAQVIGITGPPGAGKSTLVNRLIVKYRALGKRVAVLAIDPSSPFSGGAVLGDRVRMTDHYKDSSVYIRSLSSRGSHGGLSRAAREIVKLLDAFGHDVIVIETVGVGQTELSVMDLADTTVVVTVPEGGDSVQVMKAGLNEIADVFVVNKADREGADRIKAELELNVHLRPAGTEWRPPVIMTQAAADKGIDLLVSAIDKHRQYLAEHVDGEREAERRRREFVEIFTAELDERAGRALKDGRAPEIMKEVGAGRVNPYSAMHHLLGDPEAIRALLSAGNDGED
- a CDS encoding 4-(cytidine 5'-diphospho)-2-C-methyl-D-erythritol kinase, with the protein product MVKLLAELAPGKINLCLQVTGKRADGYHELDSIFLPIAWSDIVSISTRPSDEPRVSLRCDEAALHDSQSNLASRAAAAFMGEFGIAAEVLVDLRKRIPMGAGLGGGSSDAGTVLRAMATIFGISSPPRLAAVALQLGADVPFFLEPGPARVRGIGEVIEPLSTTVRLNLVIAVPNVKVPTAKVFAALRHDGWSGPLADSAISSIRSGKISATSVTNDLAKPAMALFPDIAKLKALLEEEGARVAGMSGSGGAVFGLYRDALTAEAAALRIRARAPDALVRSVATTSLAELHNSAFSTEVLSSC
- a CDS encoding metallophosphoesterase family protein, producing MSDKRHKSSGRLYAIGDIHGCVDELESILNAIAPKDGDTVVFVGDYVDRGPASCDVIELALDLERTKAETVFLKGNHEDMMLSFLGLPGHYGESFLFNGGVTTMESYGLKEDDLPHAIHHIPPRHVDFYKRLSVNYLRPPYLFVHAGISPLLQLEEQQTEDMLWIRQEFIFNPHRIDATVVFGHTPMRGVMIDLPYKLGIDTGLVYGGKLTCVEFTEGALYQVDRGSRQVKSRAIPLR